In Bactrocera neohumeralis isolate Rockhampton chromosome 5, APGP_CSIRO_Bneo_wtdbg2-racon-allhic-juicebox.fasta_v2, whole genome shotgun sequence, the genomic window AAGCAGCTAGACGAAGATTCTGCAGGTAATATCTGACCGCCCGCGCACATTAGCTAGACAGAAATTTTCCGACCTATCAACCAACCACCGACCAGGCGACAGCTGAAGCGCACAGAAGTTACTGCCAGAATggcatgaaaacaaaaaatcgataatGACTGACTTGCTAAGGTATTCGCACACTTCCATGCGCAACCCTGGAGCACCACCGCAAAAACGATATGTACGACCGACATTCATAAATGTACGTTTTGATTTGctacacaataacaaaataagcTTTTAATTAAACGCAAATAATGGActgtaaaattataaacaattgcGTTGCTCAGAAACTTTATGCGCTAACCAGCAGACTTGAGTaggtttttcatataaatgtacgtatgtatgtactatgtagcGCAGTGGAGCATTTTGCAAAAGCgcttacatttgtttttgataaatatgCATTTGCTGGCTGTCTTTGATAATTTCCTACCTTATTAAATGTGTTGTAGATATTTATATGGttgattattttactttatatttattgatttcacTCGTTTTTAAGTCAATAATATAACGgaactttttttgtttacagaTTCACCACCAAAATCAGAACTTTTGTTCTTTGCACAACGCCACCAAGTTCGTacacacaaaaacaactacaagaTTATAAGGGTGCTTACGCCGCTGCAGCGTAAAATAGCCCCGgtcgctttttttaatttttcgattagCAATTTTCACCGCACATagcttttatttacttatattattCCGTGCAATGTTTATGATATCGCCACTGAGATgcggaaatttttataatttgttcacaaacacttttttgttttcaaagtatTCTTTTGTCTTAATTGCTGAAGTCTAAACGAGCCGCGATCCGTGCACACCTCTTTATTTATCCAACTTTCATATCGAATTGTCATCTGAAAGATACTATTCGCTACCAAATCATTCTTGCCGCCGAATACGATCCACAACTGTGCAAATTCCAATTAGttgttttcttcaatttcattttgtatGCATTCGCACCAGGGACGCAATTCAACAAACAACAATACACATTGgaacacaaatttttataaaataatttaaataaataaaaatataaagaagtaTTGTGTTTCACATTCACATTGAAAGTCTTCCATgtcgataaaaaataaaaaatattgaaatacaaataaaaattttagcactcacaaataaattattcacaTGCTTCACCCTGTTAGCTTCTGACTTGGCAATCAGCTGTTTAGCTGACACGCGCAAACAAATGTTTGACGTTTGCATTTACATTGCAGGTATTGCATTTAGCTATtacaatatttcataattaaaacgaaaaaacacTAAAATGAAAGGCCACCCAACAAAAGAGGTTACTCACTTGATTCACGAAATCAAAATCGGGTATGCAGAGTTTAAGTATTTGTTGAAACATCATAAATTTGTTCTTTATTATGTTACAGCAATGTGGAAGGTTCTTACAACATTACGGCAAAGACGCTACAagtatttaagaaaatcataaatGGACAAAGATGGGCTAATGCAGAGTAAGTTTTACATTCATTCTTCGAACATGAAGACTTTAAAGTATTTGTACTCATTAGCGAACTCATGAATTTGGTGCGCACACAAGGCCACATACTACAATCCGCAATTCCACAAGAGACTGTAACAGCCAACATTGCACGACGCATACTTAAGTTGATACGCGAAGAATTCGATTTACTCAAAGCAAAGGTTGGTAACACAATAAATTAGTTCATTTCAGTGTATATAGCAAATCCATATAATTATTAGGTGCATCAATTCACGGATGATCAAGCTTCAATGTCCTTGCACAAGCTTGTTACACAAACGAGTAATGATGTTAGCGTTGATTATACTGAACCACAACAAGGATTGCGTGAAGCGCTCTTGGATCACCTGCAAGAAATGGAAACGGAGTTGGAGACAAGTTCAGAAAATATTTGCGCACAAGCTGAAGAGCACATACACTCTTCTGAGGTTATACTCACACTGGGGCACTCGCGTAGtgttgaaaactttttgaaacGTGCTGTTAAGAAGCGTCAATTTCTAACCATAATTATAGCTGAATGTGCGCCAGATTGTAGAGTGAGTTTACATACAGAAAAAATCCAAACTAGTTTcacaaaaagtatatatttaaaattttagggtCACAACTTGGCAGCTAGCTTGGCAACGGGAAATGTCGAAATAATTGTCATACCTGACTCCGCCATATTTGCAATGATGTCACGCGTCAACAAAGTCATAATTGGCACACATAGCGTGCTTGCAAATGGTGGTCTGCGTGCCGCTTGCGGTTCCTACACAGTAGCGCTGGCAGCTAAACATTACTCTGTGCCTGTTATAGTACTCTCACCCATGTACAAATTGTCACCGGTACATTTGTGTTCAATAGAACAGGACGCATTCAATTTAGTAGGCTGTGCGGAAGATGTTATTGAATATGATTCCTTAGCGTCGCATTCTGCCAAAGTTTACAGTCCTATATTTGACTATGTGCCGCCAGAGTTGGTGACACTGTTTATATCAAATATGTAAGTACAAGTGTTTAATATTACAGttaaaaataatgcaacatattttgtttgcttacagTGGCGGCCATGCACCCTCGTATGTCTATCGACTTTTGACTGAACTATACAATCCTGAGGATTATgagatgtaaaacaaaaatagcgctatttttataaattaaccaCTAGAAATCCCTAGCCTTTGCTTAATTTTAAGCTTTCGCTAAACTAAAgcacaaataagtaaaatagcagaataaagaaaagaagaaagctGATTGTATTTCCAAAGTGTACATATGTGCTGTTGCTTTGAACCTGTAGCGCGCTATAGTTGGCACATTTAAATACCGCATTACACCGCGTTTgctgttttttatttgcttcgtCCAACGTCTAATCCAATTAGTGTGAGCAAACCACAAGATTATATTATTCGAACTCTGCCTGTCTACCCTCCGATATCCGGTTCAATTCCGTATGGAGGGCAAACTTTGAAATTAGTTTGTCGAACACCTTTTATTTTGCCGCACTGCGTTTCAGTACAATCGTCACATGTCAGTCAAtcacattttcttttaattattcttcaatGCAAATTATCACAGTTTTCAAAAGGCAAATGCCaataaacaaactttgtgcAAGATAAAACAACGTCTGACGCTaaatatcataatttttgtaattataactaagaatataataataaaatagtgcAAAACATTTGGtgtaaaattgaagaaaaaacgtataagtaaaaattgaattgtgtaaataaaatgtgctgtgttaattagttttcttttatgctgaagtgaattttaaattgtcGTAAAAACGTTAATTAACGGCTTATAAAGAGTTTTCTGTGTAGTTGTGGCAATAAACATACGTACATGAACGTACATGTTCTGTTGAGAACATTCTTATTTGGTTTTGAATGGTAATGAATCAccaaattaattgtaattttggtTTAATAACTTTGTTGCAGAAGTGATCGGCGaacttctttttaaataaactgcaaaattttaaaaatattattttcacatatgtatgtaaatgttgttAATTAAAGTTCAGCAGTGCAATTGGCGTTTTTTGCGTTTGAGTGCAAGAGCCAGTCGTGCAtggaaaagcaataaaaaaataaaagcacttGAAAAAAGTTATGCGCTTGATTGGAGGTGCAACATATACATAGCTAAAGTGATTGTTGTATTAGCACGAAACTACCACCAGTTGGAAGAATACTAAGTTGAAAGTTCTTGATAGGGCAAAATCCGCGTGCGTACTCGTtaagaatgtatgtatatccgtCAGGTTCTCAAACGTCATTGACCAAACACCAAACCACCACTCTGAAAAGTTCTAAAGCAGTGCcaccaatattttttatttattgattattaAGGAACATTGTTTACACAATCATAtctaccatatatgtacatatgtacatatatctagaTTTGCcaaatttatatgtttacacatacacacatcttTAAGAAAGCAACTCGTAAGCTTGAAATACTTTCATATGCTTCCTTTGAACATTCTTGCATGGAATATGGCGACTTCCGCTTAACAAGGCCAATAGCCGACCAAAATACAAACTGGCTACCAGAGTGGGGTGAAAAAGCAGACACGACTTTTGTTTACCGGCGCTACCACCACACACACGCTCGCAACACCCTTGCTGATGGACTGggcaataatttaaatgtttgtCTTGAAACGACGCAGGCACAATAAAATGTGTTGCGCCACTTTCAATACTTAAAGGTGCtttgattttgttttcttcttttgttatttgtttttattgttgtgcaCAACTTTAATACCATGCTAATGGTGTTGGTGCCACAAAGCTAGTTGTCCTCCTTTGCAATTAGTATGTTTTGGTTGGTGCTTCGAAGCGGCTAGACGTCCATTCGGTGTCTTCAttgcgtgtgtatgtgcgtgcgtGCGTTGGTGTGGTAAAAAGGCAatagaaattattgaaatattaaatcaatCACGAAAGCTGGGCAATCAATTTTATGTGCAGAAATACGTTGTCTATCGAATTAATTGCAAATATGTGAGCCAATATAATTCACGGTAAGATCCAATACAATCTAGTTATGTAATCAATCAATTGTTTATGCGTTGCGTTGAGAACATCGGTTGGGTACAAGCATAGAATTGTAAGTGTTTagaatatatgtaggtacacaTAAgtgaaacatatgtacatatataagaatatatgtatgtgtgtatataccgCTTGATTTTTCCAATTTCATATCCGAAATAACGTCGAATCGCCAAATTGAATCTTATCGGTTTTATTATTGTGATCAGCAAGAGAAAATCCGTAGCCACTTTAGAAAAATGTACCAGTTATAGTGCTTCTTTTCTACATACGGATTCAGACTCGTTCCAGTTCGATTTAATATTCGTCGGAGCGGGGCCCACTAATATATTGACGACTCACTTCAGCAACCCTCAAACAATAAATCATTTTCagtatttgtttgaaaatatcttCCCTTCCTCAAAAATGAGATTGACAAGAGGAACCATGAAGtgaacttcggctgcactgaagctaaaaTACCAACTGAATAGCAGCTAGATCCTATAtcgattcgatctgaacaatttcttcagaaattcATTGGTAGATAAAAAAG contains:
- the LOC126758078 gene encoding translation initiation factor eIF-2B subunit beta is translated as MKGHPTKEVTHLIHEIKIGNVEGSYNITAKTLQVFKKIINGQRWANADELMNLVRTQGHILQSAIPQETVTANIARRILKLIREEFDLLKAKVHQFTDDQASMSLHKLVTQTSNDVSVDYTEPQQGLREALLDHLQEMETELETSSENICAQAEEHIHSSEVILTLGHSRSVENFLKRAVKKRQFLTIIIAECAPDCRGHNLAASLATGNVEIIVIPDSAIFAMMSRVNKVIIGTHSVLANGGLRAACGSYTVALAAKHYSVPVIVLSPMYKLSPVHLCSIEQDAFNLVGCAEDVIEYDSLASHSAKVYSPIFDYVPPELVTLFISNIGGHAPSYVYRLLTELYNPEDYEM